GTATGTTCATGTACTACCTGCGCTTTCTTTATGGCATTAGCTTCCAGAGTATCCCCGTCTTCCACAACTTCCGGGATGTTTGGGAAATCAAGCGCTGATTTTATCTCAAACGGCAAACCGGAAAGTATACGGTTAATCTCAACAAGTTTATCTTTGTTACGTGTAGCAATAACGATTGTTTTCATTTTATAAGATTATGGAAAAGATTATCTCAACTTCCCGGCGATACGTTTTTGAACTTTAATAATCTGCCGAACACCTTTTCTTGCGAGGTTAAGCATATAGTTTAACTGTGCACGGGTAAACGCGTTTTTCTCGCCGGTACCCTGTACCTCCACAAACTTCCCGTGGCCGGTAATCACAAAGTTCATATCAACTTCCGCATTATTATCCTCTTTTGCGCAGAGGTCAAGCACAGGCTTACCGTCGACATACCCCGCACTTACCGCCGCGATATAGTCACGCACCGGCAGTTTCTTAAGTTCTCCGGACTTCACCATTGCGCGTAATGCCTGGACCAACACAATAAACGCACCGTTAACCGATGTTGTACGTGTCCCGCCATCCGCCTGGATAACATCACAATCAATCATTACCGAGAACCCATACAGTTTCTTTAGGTCCACCACTGCGCGTAATGCACGGCCAACCAACCTAGAAATTTCTTTTGTCCTCCCGGATGACGCGAGCCGCTGGCGCGAACTTCTTTCCTTCCCCGCACGGGGCAGCATTGAATATTCAGCAGTAACCCATCCCTCCCCGCGTTCCTCCGCAAAAGGCGGTACGGATTTTGATACCGTCGCGACACACAAAACTTTTGTATTCCCCATCTGAAACATACACGACCCTTCGGCGTGTTTTAACACATTTTTTTCTACCCGTATCTTCCGCACATTTGTACTCATTATTCACCCCAGCCTTTAGTTATAATACTTCCAGATTCTTTTTTATACGCTCATACCTCTGTGCTGTATCTTCACGTAGTTTACGTACCCTTACAACTTCCGCGGGAACTGCTCTGGTAATAAAATTCTGGTTACTCAACTTCCCGTCAATTTTTTGTAGTTCAGCCTCCAACTCTTTTACCACCTTCGTGAGCCGAACCTTTTCCTTCTCAAAATCTATGAGGTCAGCAAGCGGAATAAAAACTTCAATCCCTTCAACCACAGCAGCAGCTGATTTCTCAGGTTTTACGATATTATCACCTATAACAACCTTATCCGCTCGGGTAAGAAACGCGATATTCCCATTTTCCCGGTTAATAACAATCTCCTTGAAGGTTTCATGCACACAGATATGTACTTCCACCTTTTTCCCGGGCGGGACATTAAGTTCTGACCTTACCGTCCGAACAGCAGTAACCACGTCTTGCAGCACACGCATTTCCTTAATCGCATGCGCAATAAGGGTATCTTCTATAACAGATGAATTAACAATATCATAATCCACACGGCTTAACCGTTTATACGCGTCTATACTTTCAGTATCAGCATCCGTAAACACCGGCCACCGTGTTTGTAACAGGTTAACAGGCCATTTGTTGTTTTTATCAACTTTAGCCTTAACGATCCGGTAAATCTCTTCACTTATAAACGGCATAACCGGATGCAATACCTGCGTAATACCTATCAATATACGGATCAACGTTTTTTGCGCAACAACTTTATCAGCAGGGCTTGTAACATCCTTACCGATACGCGGTTTTACGAGTTCGAGGTACCAATCACAGAAATCGTGCCATACAAAATCATACGCAATCTTTGCAACTTCCGCGATATTGTAACTAAGCATGTGCTGCATTATACCATCCATTGCTAGTTTAAACTTCCCGGTAATCCAGCGGTCCATATTATTAGCCAACGTTTTTTGAGAAAAATAGACGCAATCATCTGAATCATAATCTTCGATATTCATCATCACAAACCGTGTGGCGTTCCATAGTTTATTAACAAAATTCCGTGCACCTATAAAACTATCTTCTGATAACTGAAGGTCACGCCCCGGTGTGGATGCCATTGCCAGTGAAAACCTTAATGCATCAGTACTATATTCTTCCATCATACTCAAAGGGTTAATAACATTCCCTAACGATTTTGACATTTTTTTACCGTGTATATCCCGTACAATCCCATGGACATACACATGTTTGAACGGAACAGTTTTTTGGAATGTTAAACCCATCATTACCATCCGCGCAACCCATAGATACAAAATCTCGTATGCCGTTACCAGAACCGAGGTTGGATAGTAATATTTCATTTCCTCACCAGTTTGAGGCCAACCAAACACAGAAAACGGCCATAACGCAGAAGAAAACCATGTGTCTAATACATCAGGATCCTGCACAAAATTCTCGCATTCACACACATCACACTTCTCCGGATGATTCTCCCCGGCATACACGCCTTCTTTCATCTCCAAAACGCCGTGGGATAAGAAAATATTCTCAGCATTTTTTTCTATATTCTCAAACGGCACGCCGTTATCCAACAAATACTTTATAGTCCCGCCGGTAACATTCTTATTTTTGGCAGTTGTAATCCCGGTCTGCCCTTTTTCATCAGTCTTAAAATGTACATTGATATACCCGCCCTTGCACTTGGTACAGTACCACACAGGTATTCTATGTCCCCACCATATCTGCCGCGAGATACACCAATCCTTGAGGTTATCCAGCCATGTGAGGTACGGTTTCTCCCAGGAGTCCGGATAAAACTTTACTTCACCATCCTCAGTAGCTTTCACTGCGCGGGATGCCATCTCCTGAGTATTCAAAAACCATTGTTCCAGTTCAAGCGGTTCAACCACATTACTGCAACGGTAACACTCCCCTGCGGAAAGTTTATAATCTTCCTCTTTCACAAGCACACCTAAAGCGATTAAGTCCTGTACCACAATTTCCCGGCACTTTACCGGAGCTAATCCGGTATATCTTATAGGCTTACGGTATTCCGGCGGTTGTTCTGTACCGTTACTATCATACGCGTAGACACGGTCAGCTTCCATTGACATCTCAACGCCGCCGCTATTCGCCGCCGCTGCTGCCGTATCGGGCTGGCTGGTAAGTTTTAATGTCATAATACGTATATGCTTAAGTTTGTGGCGTTCAGCTATCTCAAAATCCACAGCATCATGTGACGGTGTTACTTTTACCGCACCGGTACCAAAACTTGACTCCACAACACTATCCGCAACAACCGGGATCCTTCGTTTTACTAAAGGTAACTCCACATATTTCCCGATTTTATCTTTATACCGTTCATCATTAGGGTTTACCGCTACAGCGGTATCACCGAGCATTGTTTCCGGCCGGGTGGTAGCCACAATTATACCGTCAGTCGGGTTATCAACAAACGGGTATCTTATATACCATAGCTTACCCTTACTTTCCTTATGTTCCACTTCAATATCCGCAAGTGCTGTGTGGCACCGGGGACACCAATTAACAATCCGGCGGCCACGGTAGATAAGTTTTTTCTTAAACAACTCAACAAACGAGGCATTTACAGCTTTCGCGCAAGTATCATCCATAGTAAACCGTAAACGGTCCCAATCACACGCGCAACCAAGACGTTTCAACTGTCCGATGATTGTCCCGCTGGTTGTACTTGACCACTCTTTCATCTCTTCAACAAATTTTTGACGCCCAAGATTGTACCTGGTTTTACCTTTTTCCTTAAGTACACGTTCATAAACGTTTTGTGTGGCAATACCCCCATGGTCAGTACCGGGAACCCATAGAGCGTTATGTCCCATCATCTTATGCCAACGTATAATAATATCCTGTAACGTATTATTCAATGCATGGCCCATATGCAACGCGCCGGTAACGTTCGGCGGTGGGATTACAATCACCCAGTTACGCCCTTTATCATTATCGGGAACTGAATGAAACCTTTTATCCTCCACCCACTGGCGAGAGAATTTTTCTTCAATACTCTTTGGGTTATAAACTTTATCCATTTCCATAAAACATAATTATATAAATAATATGTATATAATCAATAATATAAAAAGTTCATTTTTATCCTTGACAACTTTTTGGTGGATAGTATAAAATTAATGATTGCCGTTCGTTGTTTAAAAGTTATGTTGTTGTATTTAATAAATACTAGACTTGGGAACGGGAAGACTAGCGAGGTTTAATGATTATAAGTAAAGTACCGAAAAAGAAGAAAGAAAGCATATTTAAAAAGTTAAGCCGGTCATTAACTATTGTATTTATCCCGCATAACAGCACAAAACCTATTCATTTAAACTTTACAGTAGCATTCTGCGGTTTTCTTTCAGTCTTATGGATAAGCCTCACCACTTGGGCAATGTACTTATCAATTCGTGAAGTGGATTACTGGATGCTTAAAGGCAGTAATCTTGTTTTACAGGCAAAAACTGTATACTTTGCGAAAGAAGTGTATAAATCCCGTGAGATGCTGGAACATGTACGTGAGATTGACAACGATTTACGTGGGTTACTCAAGATGCGTTCCCGCCAGGAAATTATTGAAAAATACAGTGATAATGGTTCCGGTGGCCCGTCAGTTGATGATCAGCGTGTACTTGATCAGAGAGTACAGAACAAACTTCATGAAATGACTGATGAAGATATCAACCGCCAGGTAAAAACCTTAAAAGATGAAATCCGGGATACTATATCCAGTTACCAAGAAATACAATCGTTTATAAAAGAACAACACGATTTATTCCAGGCTACACCCAATATCTGGCCTTGTTACGGCAGGATAACATCAGGGTTTGGTTCGCGTATACATCCAATCTGGCATTTCAACGATTTCCATCCGGCGTTAGACATCGCTAATTCTAAAGGAACACCGATACGCGCTACAGCAGATGGTATTGTCAAACTAGCCGACTGGATGAGCGGCTATGGTAAAGTTGTAGTTATAGAGCACGGGTTTGGGTTCACAACAATATACGGGCATAATTCCAGAATACTAGTGAAAACGGGACAAATTGTTAAACGCGGCCAGGCAATTTCGTATATGGGCGATACCGGCACTGCAACAGGTGTACACGTACATTACGAAGTACGTGTTGGAGGTCAATCCATAAACCCGGGCAGGTTTATCAAACAGTGAAACTAAGTGTTGTATCAACAACACTGCTGATATTCATAACCATAAACGCATTGTTACTGAATCCACTACTTGCGCAAAACAATTCGGGTATTACGATCACCACTGCTACTGCAAGTATTATAATCACAGGCGACGTTTTCTTTGATCACACGTTCGGTATTGCGGATTACCCTGTTGAATACCCATTTGCCAGAGTACAGGAATTGTTCAATAAAACAGACTATATATGTGTAAACCTGGAAACACCTGTGTGTGAGTCAGGTGTTCCGCAAACCGATAAAAAGTATGTTTTCCACAGTAAACCCGGATGTATCAAATCCTTAACCATCTCAGGGGTTGACCTTGCGTGCCTCGCGAATAATCATATTAAAGACCAGGGCAATACCGGACTTGAGCAAACACTGGAATTCCTTAAAGCTAACAAAATAGCGTATATTGGCGCGGGGATGAGTTTGAAGGAAGCACGAAAACCTGTTATCACCACAGTTAACGGCAACAAAATAGCTTTCCTTGCGTACTCCAATGTTTACCCTTCTTCATTCTGGGCAACATCCTCAACAACACCCGGGGTGGCATTCTCACATCCTAACCACATAAAGAAAGATATCGCGGCAATCAGGGAGTACGCGGATATTGTTATTACCATCTTCCACTGGGGTAAAGAACGTGAAGCTGTGCCATGCGAGACACAAAAATTCCTCAGCCAATGGGCAATAAAAAACGGCGCGGATATCGTTATCGGCCATCATCCGCACATAATCCAGGGCGTTCAAACATATCGGGGCAAACCAGTTGTTTACAGTATCGGCAACTTCGTATTTTCCGCCCCTGTGGAGATCAGCCGTGACGCTATGTTACCAAGAATAATTGTGGAAAATAAAAAAGTTAGGGAAATACAATTTTATCCTATAAAAATCCGGCAGTTTCAACCCAGAATTGCAGCCGGCAAAGAAGCTGAGGTAATAATCTCTACATTCACATCACTTTCCCGTGATTTAGGCACTACTTTGAGAAAACGCAATAATTCTGTAGCGGTATGGACTCCGTAAAAATAGTAGTTGTTTATACTTTACATTTTAAGATATAATATTTATATATAAGTAAACATTAATAAATTTATGGGGGATTTTTAACTAAATGTTTTCAAAAAAAGAACCACCAAATAAAGTTGACGCTTTCGTTGGCCCGGAGACAGAAATTAAAGGTGATATTAACACCAAAGGATTGCTGAGGATTGACGGTAAATGGTCCGGCGGAATAGTTTTAGCAGACGGCGTTGTAATTGGCGAAGGCGGTATAGCGAATGGCAATATCACAGCAAAAGAAATTATAGTCGGCGGAAAAGTTAAGGGTAACCTCACAGCAACTGTTAACCTTGAACTCCACACTCAAGGCAATGTCCAGGGAGATATTAAATCATCGAAATTATCGATTGCGGAAGGCGCGGTATTCCAGGGCAACTGCACAATGGTGCAAGAACAAGCTTCAACAACACTGACCGGCGCGACAGCTGATAGTTCAGCAAATAAACAGCAGCAAAACCGTAATAACAATAATAAATCAAAAACTTACGATACACAACTATCTGAAGCGTGATTATCTAACGTTAAACAGCCACGCGATTAATGGAATGTAGATCATACTCAATAACGTGCTCAATGATACTGTTGCAGCGGCATACTTTTCATCCGCATGATAAATTTCAGAAAATATATAACTCGCGACAGCTGACGGCATTATTGACGTTATTATTCCCACTCCGCGTGCCGGGCCGGTAAGGTTCAATAAAAGTACCATTAAATATCCTACCGCCAACCCGCCTCCTACACGGAACAGTGTTGCCAACGACGCTTGCTTCCAAGTATCTTTTGTCACCATACTTATACGGTATCCCACAAAAAATAACATTAACGGCAGAACTATCATTGACATATACTTGCCGATAATGTAGATAAACTCCGGTGCTGAAGCATTAGTTGTGAGATTAAGGATAAAACCCAATACCGAACTTATTATCATCGGCAGCGAGTACGGATCAAGCCCGCGGGTATGCCCCAATACAAGCGACACTCCAACCGTTGCGCTATATAAGGTCATAACTACGTCATACACCACAGCATACGCCACACCCTCCGGACCGAGTAATAACCCATTAACCGGCACTGCGAGGTACCGCGAGTTCATTAAAAAAATAGGCAGGCATGTTCTGGAGTACTTAGTCTTCATTATTTTAGAAAATACCACAGCTAATCCCGCACCGGAAGTAAGCACTACTATCGCAAGTACCGTTATTTTTCCGGCAATAACAAAATCAATTTTTGTTGTCCACATATTAATAAAAATAAAAACGGGAATAACAAAAAAGATTGCAAAATTAATGAAGAACTTAATAATTTTTTCACGTTTACCTATTATCAACGAAAAAATAAATCCCGCAACTATGAACAAAAAAACGTTTAATATAAGTTTTAACAATATGCTCAACATCTACTTTAATACAACCTTTCATCCAGCGTAACGCGTTACTTGACGATAATACAGAAAAATGTATAATATACGTTTAATATGTTTATGTCAAAGCATATTTGTTATCGAAAACAAGTTATGTTTAGGTGAATACAGAAAGGAACCGGGTTTTGGCAGTATGTTAAAATTTTTAAACAAATACAAAAAAATTATTTTTATTATTACAGGCATAGGTTTTATGATGGGTATCTTTATCGGGTTCGGAAGTTATTTTTTTACTAAAGGCTGGGATGCCGACGCTATCGCTATGGTAGATAAAACAAAAATATCACAGGATAAATTTTCGCGTTATTACCGAAATGCCCAAAAAAACATACGTGAAAAAGGCGAGGACATCACCGAAGATGCGGATAAACGTTTACAGATAGAAGTCCTGAGAGAACTTATCCAGGAAGAAGTTTTAGTACAGCAAGCAAAGAAGTACGGCATCTTTGTTTCTGATGCAGAACTTGCGCGGTACATCCAATCCTTTGACGCGTTCAAACGTAACGGTGTTTTTGACAGGAACACGTATATACAGGTACTAAGTTATGAACGCTCAACACCTATAGAATTTGAAGAAGACCGCCGGAGAGACATTATGCGCACAAAACTGGTACGTATTCTTATGCAGAACACCGGCCCGCTGACCCCTGCGGAGATAAGTATTGCCCTGCGTGAAAAGTTTGGCACAAAAATGCCGGACCAGAAGGAACAGGAAAAGTTTGTTAACCAGTTACGACAGGAAAGAATGTCTGCGTTTTTTGAAGATTGGTACCGCCAGATAAATAAAGAAGTTAAAGTCCGCGAGTTTTTATCGGAACGTTTAAAATAGTATTATTAAGCATACGGACTAACATTTTTTTAGGTAACCCCACAACATTGTAATAATCCCCGCGGATATATTCCACAAACTTATCATCGGTTTCCTGTATAGCATACGCCCCGGCTTTGTCCCTGTTTTTTCTTGCGAGCTTCAATACCTCAGCATCAGTAAACATTCGCATCTTAACCTTTGTTACCTCAACCCCTGTCTGGACACACCCACCGGGTTTTTCTATTACCGCAACACCGGTATACACTTTATGCACACTGCCGTTTAATTTCCGCAGAATCCTTACAGCATCACGGTAATCCTTTGGTTTCCCAATAATTTCATTATCCACTACTACAATAGTGTCTGCAGACACAATAACCCCGCGTTTAACCCCCGGCAGTATAGCCCTGGCTTTACGCAATGCCAAAGTTTTAACTATCTCCGCAGGCTCTTTGGCATCACAATCTTCCAATGCAGAACTTGGCATAACAATAAATGCCAATCCTAAAGTTTTGAGTATCCCCTTCCGCCTTGGCGATACCGATGCTAGTATCAACGGTACCGGTTGTTCACGATTGGTGTTCATATAATCAGATTTACCTCATACCCGCACGAAGTACACTTTTTCCCTGTTAATCCTTTAACCTCAATCTCATACCCTACCCGCGATATTAAAAGCGCCTTACACCCGGGACAATACGTATTCCCGTACTTATCATCCCCATAATTACCGAGGTACACGTAGTCCAGCCTAGTTTTTGCAATATCATACGCACGGATAAGTGTTTCCTCATCAGTTACAGGAATGTCCATTTTATACTTTGGGAAATACCGCGAAAAATGCAGCGGTATTGCTTTGTCAAGCCTAGCAATCCAGTTTACGAGCTGCACAATTTCCTCAGCGGAATCATTATGTCCCGGTATAAGTAACGTCGTAAGTTCTACATGTATACCCGAAGACAACATAGATTCAATACTGTTCAATACAGGCTTTAATGCCCCACCGCATATTTTACGGTAAAACCCTTCGCTGAACGCTTTTAAGTCCACATTTGCAGCGTCAATTTGTTCTGCCAAACAACTCAACGGCTCTTTATTAATAAACCCGTTGGTCACTACAACATTAACCATCCCGGCTTTATGCACAAGTTTTGACATCTCGAAAAGCCATTCATAATTTATTAACGGTTCATTATATGTATAAGCCACTCCGACAGACCGTTCCTGTTTTGCTAACTCAACAATTTGTTCACCGGTAAGGATTCTAATTGTCTCTAGTTTATGCTTGTCCTTTACTTGCGATATCTCCCAGTTTTGACAATGCCGGCATATGAAGTTGCATCCATAAGTCCCGGTTGACAAAATCCCTTTACCCGGATAAAAATGGTATAACGGCTTCTTTTCAATTGGATCAACAGCAAGTGATGCGTGTGTAGCGTAGGTTAAAGCATACAACTTATCCCCCGTGCGTTTACGTACACCGCAACGCCCGGTTTGTCCGGCAGTAATCATGCAATTATGCGGACACAATACGCAGTGTAGTTCCCC
The DNA window shown above is from Elusimicrobiota bacterium and carries:
- a CDS encoding valine--tRNA ligase; the encoded protein is MDKVYNPKSIEEKFSRQWVEDKRFHSVPDNDKGRNWVIVIPPPNVTGALHMGHALNNTLQDIIIRWHKMMGHNALWVPGTDHGGIATQNVYERVLKEKGKTRYNLGRQKFVEEMKEWSSTTSGTIIGQLKRLGCACDWDRLRFTMDDTCAKAVNASFVELFKKKLIYRGRRIVNWCPRCHTALADIEVEHKESKGKLWYIRYPFVDNPTDGIIVATTRPETMLGDTAVAVNPNDERYKDKIGKYVELPLVKRRIPVVADSVVESSFGTGAVKVTPSHDAVDFEIAERHKLKHIRIMTLKLTSQPDTAAAAANSGGVEMSMEADRVYAYDSNGTEQPPEYRKPIRYTGLAPVKCREIVVQDLIALGVLVKEEDYKLSAGECYRCSNVVEPLELEQWFLNTQEMASRAVKATEDGEVKFYPDSWEKPYLTWLDNLKDWCISRQIWWGHRIPVWYCTKCKGGYINVHFKTDEKGQTGITTAKNKNVTGGTIKYLLDNGVPFENIEKNAENIFLSHGVLEMKEGVYAGENHPEKCDVCECENFVQDPDVLDTWFSSALWPFSVFGWPQTGEEMKYYYPTSVLVTAYEILYLWVARMVMMGLTFQKTVPFKHVYVHGIVRDIHGKKMSKSLGNVINPLSMMEEYSTDALRFSLAMASTPGRDLQLSEDSFIGARNFVNKLWNATRFVMMNIEDYDSDDCVYFSQKTLANNMDRWITGKFKLAMDGIMQHMLSYNIAEVAKIAYDFVWHDFCDWYLELVKPRIGKDVTSPADKVVAQKTLIRILIGITQVLHPVMPFISEEIYRIVKAKVDKNNKWPVNLLQTRWPVFTDADTESIDAYKRLSRVDYDIVNSSVIEDTLIAHAIKEMRVLQDVVTAVRTVRSELNVPPGKKVEVHICVHETFKEIVINRENGNIAFLTRADKVVIGDNIVKPEKSAAAVVEGIEVFIPLADLIDFEKEKVRLTKVVKELEAELQKIDGKLSNQNFITRAVPAEVVRVRKLREDTAQRYERIKKNLEVL
- a CDS encoding polymer-forming cytoskeletal protein, yielding MFSKKEPPNKVDAFVGPETEIKGDINTKGLLRIDGKWSGGIVLADGVVIGEGGIANGNITAKEIIVGGKVKGNLTATVNLELHTQGNVQGDIKSSKLSIAEGAVFQGNCTMVQEQASTTLTGATADSSANKQQQNRNNNNKSKTYDTQLSEA
- the rph gene encoding ribonuclease PH, whose translation is MSTNVRKIRVEKNVLKHAEGSCMFQMGNTKVLCVATVSKSVPPFAEERGEGWVTAEYSMLPRAGKERSSRQRLASSGRTKEISRLVGRALRAVVDLKKLYGFSVMIDCDVIQADGGTRTTSVNGAFIVLVQALRAMVKSGELKKLPVRDYIAAVSAGYVDGKPVLDLCAKEDNNAEVDMNFVITGHGKFVEVQGTGEKNAFTRAQLNYMLNLARKGVRQIIKVQKRIAGKLR
- a CDS encoding CapA family protein, whose translation is MKLSVVSTTLLIFITINALLLNPLLAQNNSGITITTATASIIITGDVFFDHTFGIADYPVEYPFARVQELFNKTDYICVNLETPVCESGVPQTDKKYVFHSKPGCIKSLTISGVDLACLANNHIKDQGNTGLEQTLEFLKANKIAYIGAGMSLKEARKPVITTVNGNKIAFLAYSNVYPSSFWATSSTTPGVAFSHPNHIKKDIAAIREYADIVITIFHWGKEREAVPCETQKFLSQWAIKNGADIVIGHHPHIIQGVQTYRGKPVVYSIGNFVFSAPVEISRDAMLPRIIVENKKVREIQFYPIKIRQFQPRIAAGKEAEVIISTFTSLSRDLGTTLRKRNNSVAVWTP
- the amrS gene encoding AmmeMemoRadiSam system radical SAM enzyme encodes the protein MSVKRSHSVSATSSASGSKPGVIPVKEALFYRYNNGELHCVLCPHNCMITAGQTGRCGVRKRTGDKLYALTYATHASLAVDPIEKKPLYHFYPGKGILSTGTYGCNFICRHCQNWEISQVKDKHKLETIRILTGEQIVELAKQERSVGVAYTYNEPLINYEWLFEMSKLVHKAGMVNVVVTNGFINKEPLSCLAEQIDAANVDLKAFSEGFYRKICGGALKPVLNSIESMLSSGIHVELTTLLIPGHNDSAEEIVQLVNWIARLDKAIPLHFSRYFPKYKMDIPVTDEETLIRAYDIAKTRLDYVYLGNYGDDKYGNTYCPGCKALLISRVGYEIEVKGLTGKKCTSCGYEVNLII
- a CDS encoding nucleoside triphosphate pyrophosphatase, translating into MNTNREQPVPLILASVSPRRKGILKTLGLAFIVMPSSALEDCDAKEPAEIVKTLALRKARAILPGVKRGVIVSADTIVVVDNEIIGKPKDYRDAVRILRKLNGSVHKVYTGVAVIEKPGGCVQTGVEVTKVKMRMFTDAEVLKLARKNRDKAGAYAIQETDDKFVEYIRGDYYNVVGLPKKMLVRMLNNTILNVPIKTRGL
- a CDS encoding AEC family transporter, translating into MLSILLKLILNVFLFIVAGFIFSLIIGKREKIIKFFINFAIFFVIPVFIFINMWTTKIDFVIAGKITVLAIVVLTSGAGLAVVFSKIMKTKYSRTCLPIFLMNSRYLAVPVNGLLLGPEGVAYAVVYDVVMTLYSATVGVSLVLGHTRGLDPYSLPMIISSVLGFILNLTTNASAPEFIYIIGKYMSMIVLPLMLFFVGYRISMVTKDTWKQASLATLFRVGGGLAVGYLMVLLLNLTGPARGVGIITSIMPSAVASYIFSEIYHADEKYAAATVSLSTLLSMIYIPLIAWLFNVR
- a CDS encoding SurA N-terminal domain-containing protein, giving the protein MLKFLNKYKKIIFIITGIGFMMGIFIGFGSYFFTKGWDADAIAMVDKTKISQDKFSRYYRNAQKNIREKGEDITEDADKRLQIEVLRELIQEEVLVQQAKKYGIFVSDAELARYIQSFDAFKRNGVFDRNTYIQVLSYERSTPIEFEEDRRRDIMRTKLVRILMQNTGPLTPAEISIALREKFGTKMPDQKEQEKFVNQLRQERMSAFFEDWYRQINKEVKVREFLSERLK
- a CDS encoding M23 family metallopeptidase, with translation MIISKVPKKKKESIFKKLSRSLTIVFIPHNSTKPIHLNFTVAFCGFLSVLWISLTTWAMYLSIREVDYWMLKGSNLVLQAKTVYFAKEVYKSREMLEHVREIDNDLRGLLKMRSRQEIIEKYSDNGSGGPSVDDQRVLDQRVQNKLHEMTDEDINRQVKTLKDEIRDTISSYQEIQSFIKEQHDLFQATPNIWPCYGRITSGFGSRIHPIWHFNDFHPALDIANSKGTPIRATADGIVKLADWMSGYGKVVVIEHGFGFTTIYGHNSRILVKTGQIVKRGQAISYMGDTGTATGVHVHYEVRVGGQSINPGRFIKQ